The following proteins are encoded in a genomic region of Corythoichthys intestinalis isolate RoL2023-P3 chromosome 5, ASM3026506v1, whole genome shotgun sequence:
- the LOC130916600 gene encoding THAP domain-containing protein 3-like isoform X1, with protein sequence MPDFCAARGCHNERSAQTKTNGITFHKFPKNKDRRIQWERAVRRHGFVASDRSLLCSEHFKQEDFDKTGQTVRLRANVVPKIFCFSAPVESSLNKKKPVVKRTTATSRRAAENWPTEVEEKKSKTDSTIEEEKEPTDPQQNNPPPENNPSPDVVSKAPNREAMLAELHAKQQAAIAEVQRSRRRKITDHQYALPFSPKDLKLKFELALKTVQKLRREKVNALMRERRAKKYMQAALEELKQKNEIIEDLQDKLECYSDIPVELLARQGVEYTKDQKDFAFKLYLHGPKAYNYLRERLKIHLPHPSSIQRWLSTAESKQGLNHMVRDMLERLRQEDDGKSACVTQIQDDAITQIQDDAMAGDDEVQDDTETQTVCVFVETEDQFNQTSAAVQGLQGYWE encoded by the exons ATGCCCGATTTTTGCGCCGCCCGCGGCTGTCACAATGAACGTAGCGCCCAAACGAAAACCAATGGGATCACCTTTCACAA GTTTCCAAAAAACAAAGATCGCAGGATCCAGTGGGAACGTGCTGTAAGAAGGCATGGTTTCGTTGCCTCCGACAGGTCACTGCTATGCAGTGAGCACTTTAAACAGGAAGATTTTGACAAGACTGGGCAGACTGTCAGGCTTAGAGCTAATGTTGTGCCAAAAATCTTTTGCTTCTCTGCTCCTGTTGAGTCTAgtctaaacaaaaaaaag CCGGTAGTAAAAAGAACCACAGCTACTTCGCGAAGAGCAGCGGAAAACTGGCCCACGGaggttgaagaaaaaaaaagcaaaactgaTTCTACAATAGAAGAGGAAAAAGAGCCCACGGATCCTCAACAGAATAATCCTCCTCCTGAGAATAATCCTTCTCCTGATGTTGTGAGTAAG GCACCAAATCGAGAAGCGATGTTGGCAGAGCTTCACGCCAAG CAACAAGCAGCCATTGCAGAAGTACAAAGGAGTCGGAGGAGGAAGATCACTGACCACCAGTATGCACTGCCTTTTAGCCCCAAGGACCTAAAGCTCAAATTCGAGTTAGCCCTCAAAACAGTGCAGAAACTGCGGCGGGAGAAGGTCAACGCCTTGATGAGGGAAAGAAGGGCCAAGAAATATATGCAGGCCGCCTTGGAggagttgaaacaaaaaaatgaaatcattgaaGATCTACAGGACAAGCTTGAATGCTACTCGG ATATTCCGGTTGAACTCCTGGCGAGGCAAGGTGTAGAGTACACCAAGGACCAGAAAGATTTTGCCTTCAAGCTCTATCTGCATGGTCCAAAGGCATATAATTACCTGAGAGAGAGACTGAAGATTCACCTCCCACATCCCAGTTCAATTCAGAG GTGGCTGAGCACCGCTGAATCCAAGCAAGGTCTCAACCACATGGTGCGGGACATGCTAGAAAGACTGCGCCAGGAAGATGATGGCAAGTCTGCTTGCGTCACGCAGATACAAGACGATGCCATCACGCAGATACAAGACGATGCCATGGCCGGAGATGATGAAGTTCAGGATGACACAGAGACACAgactgtgtgtgtttttgtcgaAACTGAGGATCAATTCAATCAAACTTCTGCTGCTGTGCAGGGGCTCCAAGGTTATTGGGAATAA
- the LOC130916600 gene encoding THAP domain-containing protein 2-like isoform X2, which translates to MPDFCAARGCHNERSAQTKTNGITFHKFPKNKDRRIQWERAVRRHGFVASDRSLLCSEHFKQEDFDKTGQTVRLRANVVPKIFCFSAPVESSLNKKKPVVKRTTATSRRAAENWPTEVEEKKSKTDSTIEEEKEPTDPQQNNPPPENNPSPDVAPNREAMLAELHAKQQAAIAEVQRSRRRKITDHQYALPFSPKDLKLKFELALKTVQKLRREKVNALMRERRAKKYMQAALEELKQKNEIIEDLQDKLECYSDIPVELLARQGVEYTKDQKDFAFKLYLHGPKAYNYLRERLKIHLPHPSSIQRWLSTAESKQGLNHMVRDMLERLRQEDDGKSACVTQIQDDAITQIQDDAMAGDDEVQDDTETQTVCVFVETEDQFNQTSAAVQGLQGYWE; encoded by the exons ATGCCCGATTTTTGCGCCGCCCGCGGCTGTCACAATGAACGTAGCGCCCAAACGAAAACCAATGGGATCACCTTTCACAA GTTTCCAAAAAACAAAGATCGCAGGATCCAGTGGGAACGTGCTGTAAGAAGGCATGGTTTCGTTGCCTCCGACAGGTCACTGCTATGCAGTGAGCACTTTAAACAGGAAGATTTTGACAAGACTGGGCAGACTGTCAGGCTTAGAGCTAATGTTGTGCCAAAAATCTTTTGCTTCTCTGCTCCTGTTGAGTCTAgtctaaacaaaaaaaag CCGGTAGTAAAAAGAACCACAGCTACTTCGCGAAGAGCAGCGGAAAACTGGCCCACGGaggttgaagaaaaaaaaagcaaaactgaTTCTACAATAGAAGAGGAAAAAGAGCCCACGGATCCTCAACAGAATAATCCTCCTCCTGAGAATAATCCTTCTCCTGATGTT GCACCAAATCGAGAAGCGATGTTGGCAGAGCTTCACGCCAAG CAACAAGCAGCCATTGCAGAAGTACAAAGGAGTCGGAGGAGGAAGATCACTGACCACCAGTATGCACTGCCTTTTAGCCCCAAGGACCTAAAGCTCAAATTCGAGTTAGCCCTCAAAACAGTGCAGAAACTGCGGCGGGAGAAGGTCAACGCCTTGATGAGGGAAAGAAGGGCCAAGAAATATATGCAGGCCGCCTTGGAggagttgaaacaaaaaaatgaaatcattgaaGATCTACAGGACAAGCTTGAATGCTACTCGG ATATTCCGGTTGAACTCCTGGCGAGGCAAGGTGTAGAGTACACCAAGGACCAGAAAGATTTTGCCTTCAAGCTCTATCTGCATGGTCCAAAGGCATATAATTACCTGAGAGAGAGACTGAAGATTCACCTCCCACATCCCAGTTCAATTCAGAG GTGGCTGAGCACCGCTGAATCCAAGCAAGGTCTCAACCACATGGTGCGGGACATGCTAGAAAGACTGCGCCAGGAAGATGATGGCAAGTCTGCTTGCGTCACGCAGATACAAGACGATGCCATCACGCAGATACAAGACGATGCCATGGCCGGAGATGATGAAGTTCAGGATGACACAGAGACACAgactgtgtgtgtttttgtcgaAACTGAGGATCAATTCAATCAAACTTCTGCTGCTGTGCAGGGGCTCCAAGGTTATTGGGAATAA